CTGAAGCTTCTATGGAGCACAAATTTTGTGTGCACGTTAGCATATGGATCCCATGGTAAGAAGAAGAATGGCAGCTAAAATTCGAGGAATATCAGAAGAAGATACAGGTAAGAAAGAGAGCAGAGTTCATCATCACCTGAAACTGCGTCATGTAGAAGCCGTCGCCGCGGGCCGCGAAGAGGTCGGCCATGGGGGCCGGCGACCGGGGGAGGTAGGGCACCCcgagggcgacggcggcgcggaccCGGTCGGGCCGGAACAGGCAGAGGTGCCACAGCACCTGCGCGCCCCAGTCGTGGCCCGCCACCAGCGCGTCGGGGAGCCGGAGGTGGTCGAGGAGCGCCACCACGTCGCCGACCACGTGGAGCATGGTGTAGGCGGCGGGCCCGCCGGCGGGTGATTCGGAGTCTCCGTAGCCGCGGAGGTCCGGGGCCAGCGCGCGGTagccccgcgccgccagggCGGACATCTGGTGGCGCCACGACAGCCAGAGCTCGGGGAagccgtggaggaggagcaccgccGGGCCGGTGGTGGGGCCTTGTTCGGCCACGTGGAGCGAGATGCCGTTCACGGCCGCGGTCCAGTGCCGcacctcgcctgcgccggtCGCCATGCTTGACTGTTGACTCGCCGGCCGTGCTCTGCTCTGTTCTTGGTTTGTTTTGGTGTGACTGTGTGAGGGTTGAAGTGGGAGATTTTCAGATTACCAAGAACCCATTCTTATTCTTGCACTTGAGAGTCCTTTTTCTTACATTCTCTTATTTATTTCCCTCTTTCGACCTGTTATTAATTACCTTGACTCATTGACTATTTTggcaaccttttttttaacttttatttctattttatttgaaagcttttattataaaaaaattcaacttttcatttttattttttgatttGAAGCTTTTAATTTTCgaactttttatttatatgtttttttttgcttttaattttaatttgcaaaacaaaactCACCGGACAGCGGCCTCCTAGCGGCGAAGACGGCGGAGGCCTCCACGGAGGCGTAGATCTGCTTCCTCCCGCCGGGGCGACCGACAGTCGCACTAGGAGGAgttgcggcggcgacggcagggCTTGTGCGTTTCGTATCCAGGCCATGGCGATGTCGGCACGCACGGATCCGTCCACCCCTTGCGGCAGCGCGTGATGATGGTAGCGCAAGGGAGAGGAGGCACGGAGAGAGCCCGCGACGTGGCAGTAGCACGACGAAGAGGAGATCGGAGGGAGAGGAAAGGAAGCAAGACTAGGAGA
This is a stretch of genomic DNA from Brachypodium distachyon strain Bd21 chromosome 1, Brachypodium_distachyon_v3.0, whole genome shotgun sequence. It encodes these proteins:
- the LOC100841972 gene encoding uncharacterized protein LOC100841972 gives rise to the protein MATGAGEVRHWTAAVNGISLHVAEQGPTTGPAVLLLHGFPELWLSWRHQMSALAARGYRALAPDLRGYGDSESPAGGPAAYTMLHVVGDVVALLDHLRLPDALVAGHDWGAQVLWHLCLFRPDRVRAAVALGVPYLPRSPAPMADLFAARGDGFYMTQFQEPGRAEKAFAKYDVATVLKKFYSLELDDLSAPPGVEVIDFFQASSSPLPWMTEEELRQYADKFQKTGFTGGLNYYRAMDLTWQLTAPWHGAKIMVPVKFIAGNKDVGVESFGMRHYIDSGEFKSNVPNLEVVIIEGHHFLQQEQAEKVTSEILSFLEKFI